A single genomic interval of Rhododendron vialii isolate Sample 1 chromosome 3a, ASM3025357v1 harbors:
- the LOC131321083 gene encoding uncharacterized protein LOC131321083, giving the protein MEVFETKQVKLVAYKLKSGAAVWWDQLQTKRYRQGREPVRTWRRMKQLLMERFLPPNYDQHLFRSYQNCSQGSKSVFDYTTEFSRLSDRNNLNETEGQRVARYMNGLKPSIQERIGLQVVWNVEEAYNLALKAEQFEHKPTSSGFRRGPGESFVPSSKRGKEKQPAVPAFQSKSVAGGGAKFGGPNQTSSSNNRNVAKDPNPYAKPRGDKCFWCNKPGHLSNACPDRKVGLVEEEELVEDGSEDDPDDVDYAEEDGERVNCVVQWVLFAPKSKDSSQCHNIFQSRCLVNQKVCDLIVDSGSCENFVAKRLVEHLKLPTEPHPAPYSIGWIKKGPTVKVTQVCKLPLSIGKFYRANVICDVIEMDASHVLLGRPWQFDVDVVYKGRDNTYCFNWESRKVVMVPTNHKVSVKPSKVAGSSFLTVASSEVEFVAGLKESKQVYAMVVKSLVVHGKNEAVISVPKQIQPLLEEFEELVADDVPNELPPMRDIQHQIDLVPGASLPNLPHYRMSPKENEILREKVEELLQKGHIRESLSPCGVPALLTPKKDGSWRMCVDSRAINKITIKYRFPIPRLDNMLDMLYRSKWFSKIDLRSGYHQIHIRSGERQRSKPRMAFTSG; this is encoded by the coding sequence ATGGAGGTTTTTGAGACTAAACAGGTGAAGTTGGTCGCCTACAAGTTGAAGAGCGGCGCTGCAGTTTGGTGGGATCAGTTACAAACGAAACGGTACAGGCAGGGAAGAGAGCCTGTGAGGACATGGCGCCGAATGAAGCAACTGTTGATGGAGAGATTCTTGCCACCTAATTATGATCAACATCTATTCCGGTCATATCAAAACTGTTCGCAGGGATCTAAGTCCGTGTTTGACTACACGACTGAATTTAGTCGACTTTCAGATCGTAATAATCTCAATGAAACCGAAGGTCAGCGCGTAGCCAGATACATGAATGGATTGAAGCCTTCAATTCAGGAGAGAATTGGGTTGCAAGTTGTGTGGAATGTCGAGGAAGCCTATAACCTAGCTTTGAAGGCCGAGCAGTTTGAGCATAAACCGACCAGTTCAGGATTCCGCCGAGGCCCGGGGGAGTCGTTTGTTCCTTCTTCTAAAAGGGGGAAGGAAAAACAACCAGCGGTTCCAGCATTTCAATCAAAAAGTGTTGCTGGTGGTGGAGCGAAGTTTGGAGGACCTAACCAGACAAGTAGCTCTAATAACAGAAACGTGGCCAAGGATCCGAACCCTTACGCCAAACCGAGGGGTGACAAGTGCTTTTGGTGTAACAAACCCGGTCACTTGTCTAATGCATGTCCAGATAGGAAAGTAGGCCtggtagaagaagaagagcttGTTGAGGATGGCTCTGAGGATGATCCTGATGATGTGGATTATGCCGAAGAAGATGGGGAGCGGGTCAATTGTGTGGTTCAATGGGTGCTGTTCGCGCCAAAATCAAAGGATTCCAGCCAATGTCACAACATATTTCAGTCGCGCTGTTTAGTCAACCAGAAAGTTTGTGATTTGATTGTGGATAGCGGAAGTTGCGAGAATTTTGTGGCGAAGAGACTAGTAGAGCATCTGAAGTTGCCAACGGAACCCCATCCTGCGCCTTACAGCATTGGGTGGATCAAAAAGGGTCCCACGGTGAAGGTAACTCAAGTCTGTAAACTTCCTCTTTCAATTGGGAAATTTTATAGAGCTAATGTTATTTGTGACGTTATAGAGATGGATGCTAGTCATGTATTGTTAGGTAGGCCCTGGCAGTTTGATGTCGACGTTGTTTATAAGGGTCGTGACAACACTTACTGCTTTAATTGGGAGTCCCGTAAGGTTGTTATGGTACCTACCAATCATAAGGTGTCTGTCAAGCCATCTAAAGTAGCGGGGTCCTCGTTTTTAACCGTTGCTAGTTCCGAAGTTGAGTTTGTTGCAGGTTTGAAAGAGTCTAAACAGGTTTATGCAATGGTGGTTAAATCGTTGGTTGTGCACGGAAAGAATGAGGCAGTGATTTCAGTGCCTAAACAGATACAACCGTTACTGGAAGAGTTTGAGGAGCTGGTTGCTGATGATGTGCCTAATGAGCTCCCTCCCATGAGGGATATTCAGCATCAGATCGATTTAGTGCCTGGGGCAAGTCTACCCAATTTACCACATTATCGTATGAGTCCTAAAGAGAATGAGATCTTGAGAGAAAAAGTAGAAGAGCTATTGCAGAAAGGGCATATCCGAGAGAGTCTTAGTCCTTGTGGTGTTCCAGCTTTGTTAACGCCAAAAAAGGATGGTAGTTGGCGTATGTGTGTTGATAGTCGAGCTATTAACAAGATTACCATCAAGTACAGGTTTCCTATTCCGCGTTTGGATAATATGCTGGATATGTTATATAGGTCGAAGtggttttcaaaaattgaccTGCGAAGTGGGTACCATCAGATTCATATCCGATCGGGCGAAAGACAGCGTTCAAAACCAAGGATGGCCTTTACGAGTGGTTAG